The Sciurus carolinensis chromosome 18, mSciCar1.2, whole genome shotgun sequence genome contains a region encoding:
- the Tmem204 gene encoding transmembrane protein 204 isoform X2, with amino-acid sequence MAIQKLVATAVLVALISLILNNAAAFTPNWVYQTLEDGRKRSVGLWKSCWLVDKGWGGPSPGARAGQDDTQDCEVLGWGSESAGFQESRGTVKLQFDMMRACNMVATAALAMGQLTFVLGLTGLPLMSPDSQCWEEAMAAAFQLAS; translated from the exons ATGGCCATCCAGAAGCTTGTGGCCACAGCTGTGCTGGTGGCCCTCATCTCCCTCATTCTCAACAACGCGGCAGCCTTCACCCCCAACTGGGTCTATCAGACACTGGAGGACGGACGCAAGCGCAGCGTGGGGCTGTGGAAGTCCTGCTGGCTGGTGgacaagggctggggaggccCGAGCCCTGGGGCCAGAGCTGGGCAGGACGACACGCAGGACTGCGaggtgctgggctggggctcCGAGTCGGCGGGCTTCCAGGAGTCTCGAGGAACTGTGAAAT TGCAGTTCGACATGATGCGTGCTTGCAATATGGTGGCCACAGCAGCGCTTGCCATGGGTCAGCTCACCTTCGTCCTGGGGCTAACAGGCTTGCCTCTGATGTCACCTGATTCCCAGTGCTGGGAGGAGGCCATGGCTGCTGCATTCCAGTTGGCGA